From Candidatus Limnocylindrales bacterium, a single genomic window includes:
- the selD gene encoding selenide, water dikinase SelD: protein PFQFGQIAAANALSDVYAMGGKPLVALAIVGFPTKKLPLEVLVRILEGAAERADAAGAVIIGGHSLVDDELKFGLAVTGTVRPKKVIRNGGARAGDFLVLTKPLGTGIVCTGIKKRVAKAEEEAFAIASMVALNDVAGRLLSRFDAHACTDVTGYALAGHATEMAEASGAVRIEIDSAQLPLLPGTARLAEDGYLTGGAGRNREWLGSRLAIGKDVSPALVEAVLDPQTSGGLLVSLSPRKAEAYELALHERGLRPAIIGRVVARPGKSRAVVAIT from the coding sequence CCCTTTCCAGTTCGGTCAGATCGCGGCGGCCAACGCTCTCAGCGACGTGTATGCGATGGGCGGAAAGCCGCTCGTGGCTCTCGCCATCGTCGGCTTTCCGACGAAGAAGCTGCCGCTCGAAGTGCTCGTCCGCATTCTCGAAGGTGCCGCCGAGCGCGCCGACGCCGCCGGCGCAGTGATCATCGGCGGACATTCGCTGGTGGACGACGAGCTCAAATTCGGGCTCGCCGTCACAGGTACGGTGCGACCGAAAAAAGTGATCCGCAACGGCGGTGCACGTGCGGGCGACTTCCTCGTGCTCACCAAACCGCTCGGGACGGGAATCGTCTGCACCGGCATCAAGAAGCGCGTCGCAAAAGCCGAGGAGGAAGCCTTCGCAATCGCATCGATGGTCGCGCTGAACGACGTCGCCGGCCGGCTGCTGTCGCGATTCGATGCCCATGCCTGCACTGACGTCACCGGCTATGCGCTGGCGGGCCATGCGACCGAGATGGCAGAAGCTTCGGGCGCAGTTCGCATCGAGATCGACTCGGCGCAGCTTCCGCTTCTGCCGGGAACCGCGCGGCTCGCAGAAGACGGCTACCTCACCGGCGGTGCCGGCCGCAATCGCGAATGGCTCGGCTCGCGCCTCGCGATCGGCAAGGACGTCTCTCCTGCGCTTGTCGAGGCTGTGCTCGATCCGCAGACGTCCGGCGGCCTGCTGGTCAGTCTGTCGCCTCGCAAGGCGGAGGCCTACGAGCTCGCGTTGCACGAGCGCGGACTGAGGCCGGCCATCATCGGTCGAGTGGTGGCGCGACCGGGCAAATCCCGGGCGGTGGTGGCGATCACCTGA
- a CDS encoding peptidylprolyl isomerase yields MFKQARFRMRPWCTARTTSVLSTIGILAAACLAGCQEGPRQASAPAPAAETKSSAAVAKPASSTASGPVIATYDGKSFTLGDYREAISSLNSRARKSLDESTDRRKQFVENHIISKLIYDDGLHRGLDKDPEIQKRLDELKEHLIVQRVMEEQQNATVTDEQVKAYYDAHPQEFSTEKVKASHILVDNEALANEIEAKLKADKTQFAALAAQYSKDLSNAKRGGDLGMFGRGRMVKEFEDAAFALKADGDISPPVQTRFGWHIIMRTGREEGSVQPFDQVKSQIKVKLVSEGRREKTTGFIDQLKKKSDLKIDEKALAEATSGDTGAASDDDSKDMPSGH; encoded by the coding sequence ATGTTTAAGCAAGCTCGATTTCGGATGCGCCCCTGGTGCACCGCGCGCACGACCAGCGTGCTCTCGACGATCGGAATCCTCGCTGCAGCCTGCCTTGCGGGCTGTCAGGAGGGGCCTCGCCAGGCGAGCGCACCCGCGCCTGCGGCCGAGACCAAGTCCTCCGCTGCGGTTGCCAAGCCGGCGTCCAGCACGGCTTCGGGACCGGTGATCGCAACCTACGACGGCAAGAGCTTTACGCTCGGCGACTACCGGGAAGCGATCTCGTCGCTCAACTCGCGGGCGCGCAAAAGCCTCGACGAGAGCACCGACCGGCGCAAGCAGTTCGTCGAGAACCACATCATCTCCAAGCTGATCTACGACGATGGCCTTCATCGCGGCCTCGATAAGGATCCCGAGATCCAGAAACGGCTCGACGAGCTCAAGGAGCACCTGATCGTCCAGCGCGTGATGGAGGAACAGCAGAATGCGACCGTGACCGACGAGCAGGTCAAGGCGTACTACGACGCGCATCCCCAGGAGTTCTCGACCGAGAAGGTCAAGGCCAGCCACATCCTCGTCGACAACGAAGCGCTCGCGAACGAGATCGAGGCCAAGCTCAAGGCCGACAAGACGCAGTTTGCCGCGCTCGCGGCGCAGTATTCGAAGGACCTTTCCAACGCCAAGCGCGGCGGCGATCTCGGAATGTTCGGGCGCGGCAGGATGGTCAAGGAGTTCGAAGACGCCGCGTTTGCACTGAAGGCCGACGGAGACATCTCGCCGCCCGTCCAGACGCGATTCGGCTGGCACATCATCATGCGGACGGGGCGCGAGGAAGGCAGCGTGCAGCCGTTCGACCAGGTGAAGAGCCAGATCAAGGTGAAGCTGGTCAGCGAGGGCCGGCGCGAAAAGACGACCGGCTTCATCGACCAGCTCAAGAAGAAGTCGGATCTGAAGATCGATGAAAAGGCGCTCGCCGAGGCAACTTCCGGTGACACCGGCGCGGCTTCCGACGACGACAGCAAGGACATGCCGTCGGGCCACTGA
- a CDS encoding S41 family peptidase, whose translation MTQRPRISFQSTLVSLAAAALAVATSVQAAGRPAVYPALSPGLSLLERNYLFDTELNPAHLFDEAGKVFSRDVNDVTVRKLSDRSWLYTTPDCELQVEVPADATVRSLEAPLTDVGRFLEGCSTHLPPQMPAMDSYLLGGVLAGLDPYSVVFDEKHQNEHNIQYQGKLAGIGARIGARKNQLTLIEVYPDSPAARADLRNDDEILRIDDLSTKNILATDAVERIRGEEGTTVTLLIRRKGESEPRSVIVTRGIVMIPSVKSKILNADILYTEITQFSQTTPDDFRQHLQKAVDDKNLRGVIIDLRRNSGGSMNGSASIGDLFLKDGLLITTAGRDGQPARGLTEKIVASGNAPSPDLPVIFLTSPMTASGSELLAASLRNNDRALLLGEHTFGKGCIQKTFPLHETSTMKMTVGNFLPNGQPIPGGGLVPDIEVLNYRVGKGRLAIPSPIHQSEMPFWLRTPKWSKVEATPAAYRLTFAEEFPEDDPSLNDDPDAEPEEEKPDADKPDKMVEIAAAILRNHGSRSAKQMLEDSRDFLEQTVETSDADLAEFMYAHGLDWTDGPRPQADRRFELQVVPVTPLRAGEESEVDVRLVNNSGAPFYRVRGILDSSSSAFDGKPVAFGRIEPGGTRGWRMKLKPSGTSRTGRVRVDATLFDDEGELLKVAPVRVAITEAPRPHLALQTRITAAADDPTRLDIVLDVENRGAGPTDKIVVRLKHPSEEQFEIIEGTGDTDSIAAGAKVSFPLKARLLGSFDKIPDATIYVSEARHGLYLERKTPLDISPVVGAVTADGKLPENSVQAGHGNAVRALPGASGGDATVENTHDELGHDGVSGAIRPDANHAAVGGGGSDWNEPPRITIEGFEEVGDNQYEVLISATDDHGLTQVRARIDDDTVAYIEPSGPNRTSTQIRLPWKPSDDVRRLRVDAVDDEGLKELYSGSL comes from the coding sequence TTGACCCAGCGACCCCGTATCAGCTTCCAGTCCACTCTCGTTTCGCTTGCCGCCGCAGCGCTCGCTGTGGCCACCAGCGTCCAGGCCGCCGGCCGCCCCGCCGTCTACCCGGCCCTCAGCCCCGGACTCTCGCTCCTCGAGCGCAACTACCTGTTCGACACCGAGCTCAACCCTGCCCACCTCTTCGATGAAGCCGGCAAGGTGTTCTCGCGAGACGTCAACGACGTCACGGTTCGCAAACTGTCGGATCGCTCATGGCTGTACACGACGCCCGATTGCGAGCTTCAGGTCGAAGTGCCGGCCGATGCAACGGTGCGCTCGCTCGAAGCCCCGCTGACCGACGTCGGCCGCTTTCTCGAGGGTTGCTCGACGCACCTTCCTCCGCAGATGCCCGCCATGGATTCGTATCTTCTCGGTGGCGTTCTTGCCGGGCTCGACCCGTACTCGGTCGTTTTCGACGAAAAGCACCAGAACGAGCACAACATCCAGTACCAGGGAAAGCTCGCCGGCATCGGCGCCCGCATCGGCGCGCGCAAGAACCAGCTCACGCTGATCGAGGTTTATCCGGACTCACCGGCTGCACGCGCGGACCTCCGCAACGACGACGAGATTCTGCGCATCGACGACCTGTCGACCAAGAACATCCTTGCGACCGACGCCGTCGAACGCATTCGCGGCGAAGAGGGAACGACCGTCACGCTGCTCATCCGCCGCAAAGGCGAAAGCGAGCCGCGCAGCGTGATCGTCACGCGCGGGATCGTGATGATTCCGTCGGTGAAATCGAAGATCCTGAATGCGGACATCCTCTACACCGAGATCACCCAGTTCAGCCAGACGACGCCGGACGATTTCCGCCAGCATCTGCAGAAGGCCGTTGACGACAAGAACCTGCGCGGCGTCATCATCGACCTTCGCCGCAACTCGGGCGGCAGCATGAACGGCTCGGCATCGATCGGAGACCTGTTCCTGAAAGACGGCCTGCTGATCACGACCGCCGGCCGCGACGGCCAGCCCGCACGGGGCCTCACGGAAAAAATTGTCGCGAGCGGCAATGCGCCGTCGCCGGACCTGCCGGTGATCTTCCTGACATCGCCGATGACGGCGTCCGGATCGGAGCTTCTTGCCGCCAGCCTTCGCAACAACGACCGCGCGCTGCTGCTCGGCGAGCACACATTCGGCAAAGGCTGCATCCAGAAAACGTTTCCGCTGCACGAAACCAGCACGATGAAGATGACGGTCGGCAACTTCCTGCCGAACGGCCAGCCGATTCCGGGCGGCGGACTGGTGCCGGACATCGAGGTGCTCAACTACCGTGTCGGCAAAGGCCGTCTTGCGATACCGTCGCCGATTCACCAGTCGGAGATGCCGTTCTGGCTGCGCACGCCGAAATGGTCGAAGGTCGAGGCGACCCCGGCAGCGTACCGCCTCACGTTCGCCGAAGAGTTCCCCGAAGACGACCCGTCGCTGAACGACGACCCGGATGCCGAGCCCGAGGAAGAAAAGCCCGACGCGGACAAGCCCGACAAGATGGTCGAGATCGCCGCAGCCATCCTTCGCAATCACGGAAGCCGGTCGGCGAAACAGATGCTCGAGGATTCGCGCGACTTCCTCGAGCAGACCGTCGAGACATCCGACGCCGATCTGGCCGAGTTCATGTACGCGCACGGCCTCGACTGGACCGACGGCCCGCGCCCGCAGGCAGACCGCCGCTTTGAGCTGCAGGTCGTTCCGGTAACGCCCCTGCGCGCAGGCGAAGAAAGCGAAGTCGATGTGCGGCTGGTCAACAATTCGGGCGCGCCGTTTTACCGCGTGCGCGGGATCCTCGATTCGTCGTCGTCGGCGTTCGACGGCAAGCCGGTCGCATTCGGTCGCATCGAGCCCGGCGGCACGCGCGGATGGCGCATGAAGCTCAAGCCGTCCGGCACCTCGCGCACCGGGCGAGTCCGCGTCGATGCCACTCTGTTCGACGACGAAGGTGAGCTTCTCAAGGTCGCGCCGGTTCGCGTCGCGATCACGGAAGCGCCGCGTCCGCATCTGGCGCTTCAGACGCGCATCACCGCGGCCGCGGACGATCCGACGCGGCTCGACATCGTGCTCGACGTCGAGAATCGCGGCGCGGGGCCTACCGACAAGATCGTCGTGCGGCTCAAGCATCCGTCCGAAGAGCAGTTCGAGATCATCGAAGGGACCGGCGATACCGATTCGATCGCAGCCGGCGCGAAAGTTTCGTTTCCGCTCAAGGCGAGGCTTCTCGGCTCGTTCGACAAGATCCCCGACGCCACGATCTACGTGAGCGAAGCGCGCCACGGTCTTTATCTCGAGCGCAAGACTCCGCTGGACATCTCACCGGTCGTCGGTGCAGTCACGGCCGACGGCAAGCTGCCCGAGAACAGCGTGCAGGCTGGCCATGGGAACGCCGTGCGCGCCCTACCCGGCGCAAGCGGCGGCGACGCGACCGTCGAGAACACGCATGACGAACTCGGCCACGACGGCGTCAGCGGCGCGATCCGGCCTGACGCAAACCATGCAGCGGTCGGCGGCGGAGGGTCGGACTGGAACGAGCCGCCGAGGATCACGATCGAAGGCTTCGAGGAAGTCGGTGACAACCAGTACGAAGTGCTGATTTCGGCGACTGACGACCATGGCCTTACGCAGGTCCGCGCCCGCATCGACGACGATACGGTCGCGTACATCGAGCCATCCGGCCCGAACCGGACCTCGACGCAGATTCGCCTGCCGTGGAAGCCGAGCGATGACGTGCGCCGGCTGCGCGTCGACGCCGTCGACGATGAAGGGCTGAAGGAGCTGTACTCGGGATCCCTTTAG
- a CDS encoding LuxR C-terminal-related transcriptional regulator: MTTEGTYKFDPERPRPNLTLREKEVLRLVCDGLTNSEIATKLTVSRETIKSELKRIFRKIGVANRTQAAVLLVKQGWL; the protein is encoded by the coding sequence ATGACAACCGAAGGCACGTACAAGTTCGATCCGGAACGCCCTCGTCCGAATCTGACGCTCCGCGAAAAAGAGGTTCTTCGCCTGGTGTGCGACGGACTGACCAACTCGGAAATTGCGACCAAGCTGACCGTCTCCCGCGAGACGATCAAGTCCGAGCTGAAGCGCATTTTCCGCAAGATCGGAGTGGCCAATCGTACGCAGGCCGCTGTTCTGCTCGTCAAACAGGGCTGGCTCTAA
- a CDS encoding vitamin K epoxide reductase family protein, which translates to MHVLLCACGVGIAATILYVHGQIDKLGSGYTSFCTVNESISCDKVLSSSYSRIGGLPVAWLALLAYLGLASLFAGAARTSDDRTRRTLVGLAAAGVIGALTFSAYMAVIAAVRLETLCLLCAGLYTVATVNAGVLTLTGRRMSAAGEAPLTITSAAAIFAASVASVVVLGLLTWPHTTTALSSDIRTAADVKEADPEFYAWFTGLPKVDVASLLREDQTAALSSGKVVLVDFFDLECAHCLRSYHMIRELAARRGQAIEIVHRHFPLDAACNDIVTESVHTYACRAAEAAECAGLQGKRDEMIDILFKNQTQLFAENLPRLAGKIGLDKDALERCLDEHRTLPTVLADARAGARLDIKSTPTLFLGGRRITGVLDEVRKYEMAVLIASGGDAAPSGTRP; encoded by the coding sequence GTGCACGTACTGTTGTGCGCGTGCGGCGTCGGGATTGCCGCGACCATCCTTTACGTCCACGGCCAGATCGACAAGCTCGGCAGCGGCTATACGAGCTTCTGCACCGTCAACGAGTCGATCAGCTGCGACAAGGTCCTTTCGAGCAGCTATTCGAGGATCGGCGGGCTGCCGGTCGCGTGGCTCGCGCTGCTGGCCTACCTCGGGCTTGCTTCGCTGTTTGCCGGCGCGGCGCGGACCAGCGACGACCGCACGCGCAGGACACTCGTCGGCCTCGCCGCCGCGGGCGTGATCGGTGCGCTGACATTCTCCGCGTACATGGCCGTGATCGCTGCCGTCCGCCTGGAGACGCTGTGCCTGCTCTGCGCCGGGCTTTACACGGTCGCGACGGTGAACGCCGGTGTGCTCACTCTCACCGGGCGGCGCATGTCGGCCGCCGGCGAGGCTCCGCTGACCATCACGTCGGCGGCGGCGATCTTCGCGGCCTCGGTCGCTTCGGTGGTCGTGCTCGGCTTGCTCACGTGGCCGCACACGACGACTGCCCTTTCGAGCGACATCCGTACGGCCGCCGACGTGAAAGAGGCCGATCCTGAGTTCTATGCCTGGTTCACCGGCCTGCCGAAGGTCGACGTGGCTTCGCTGCTGCGCGAGGACCAGACCGCGGCGCTATCGAGCGGCAAGGTCGTCCTCGTCGACTTCTTCGACCTCGAATGCGCCCACTGCCTGCGGAGCTACCACATGATCCGCGAGCTGGCCGCGCGGCGCGGGCAGGCCATCGAGATCGTCCACCGCCATTTCCCGCTCGATGCGGCCTGCAACGATATCGTCACCGAGTCCGTTCACACGTATGCGTGCCGGGCCGCCGAGGCCGCCGAGTGCGCGGGGCTGCAGGGCAAGCGCGACGAGATGATCGACATCCTGTTCAAGAACCAGACGCAGCTCTTTGCCGAGAACCTTCCGCGCCTGGCCGGAAAGATCGGGCTCGACAAAGACGCGCTCGAGCGGTGCCTCGATGAGCACCGCACGTTGCCGACGGTCCTCGCCGATGCCCGCGCAGGGGCCAGGCTGGATATCAAGTCGACGCCAACCCTCTTCCTCGGTGGGCGGCGCATTACGGGTGTGCTGGATGAGGTCCGGAAGTACGAAATGGCCGTTCTGATCGCGAGCGGGGGGGACGCCGCGCCATCGGGAACGCGGCCCTAG
- a CDS encoding tetratricopeptide repeat protein → MKPERKKPAKSIGFGHPLLDLAAALLAALVLTVTAFQPALHADFVSDDLNAVVDNEWVVGPPDPVGILRHFSWWGEARSDLYRPATTLTFLWNRLAGRTQPADFRIVDLVWNALCAALLFALARMLGLARESSFLAAALFAVLPIHSEPVIWIVGRAELGAASGFLLIAILCLLYRRGGSWLLLAATSLTTAVAMLFKENAVTVLSMPLIYQVTFGQVNGRRDRQLLVRDAQAFGAILAGAAVYAMLRHGATGPALNLAPQSLLDNPLSVLPVGTRLLGALAVFGRYIALTFWPASLSIDYSFNGLGIGPGFVASPDTLVAVAFLAAAAAAALRGPWRRDIVATGLLMAAAAYAIVSNTLFAIGTILGERLFYLPSAGLLIAFAAIVEPWVTPKHPRARAILAIGVLLIVAAIGVDRHRSREWQTPVTVFEAAVRTVPESARAQMELATAYGAAGRIDDAKLHFAKSLAIKPDYAAAAYNLGNMLAHAGRLADAAAAYRQAVTANPRLSRAWRNLSLTERMLGHTSAWLDAIREAVRQLPNTPTLENELGEALLAAGQYTEAIPVYDAIVASGKATGATYFNRGVARHHLGGCEAALDDYRRATTAPDPPREAFQAANGCLRQLGRE, encoded by the coding sequence TTGAAGCCGGAGAGGAAGAAGCCGGCGAAGAGCATCGGCTTCGGTCATCCTCTTCTCGACCTCGCGGCCGCGCTGCTGGCTGCGCTCGTGCTGACAGTCACCGCGTTCCAGCCGGCGCTCCATGCCGACTTCGTCTCGGACGATCTCAACGCCGTCGTCGACAACGAGTGGGTCGTCGGCCCGCCGGATCCGGTCGGGATTCTCCGTCACTTCTCGTGGTGGGGCGAAGCGCGCTCCGATCTGTATCGTCCGGCGACGACGCTCACGTTCCTGTGGAACAGGCTCGCCGGTCGCACACAACCAGCCGATTTCCGCATCGTCGACTTAGTGTGGAACGCGCTGTGCGCGGCGCTATTGTTTGCGCTCGCGCGCATGCTCGGGCTTGCGCGCGAATCATCGTTTCTTGCTGCAGCGCTGTTTGCCGTCCTGCCGATCCACAGCGAGCCCGTCATCTGGATCGTAGGCCGCGCCGAGCTCGGCGCGGCGAGCGGGTTCCTGCTCATCGCAATCCTGTGCCTGCTCTACCGTCGCGGAGGATCCTGGCTTCTGCTTGCCGCCACATCGCTTACGACCGCGGTAGCGATGCTGTTCAAGGAGAATGCCGTCACCGTCCTTTCGATGCCGCTGATCTACCAGGTGACATTCGGGCAGGTGAACGGCCGGCGCGATCGGCAGCTTCTCGTCCGTGACGCGCAAGCGTTCGGTGCGATACTCGCCGGTGCGGCCGTGTACGCGATGCTCCGTCACGGTGCGACGGGGCCTGCGCTGAATCTCGCGCCGCAATCGCTGCTGGACAATCCACTGTCGGTCCTACCCGTCGGAACGCGGCTGCTCGGCGCGCTCGCGGTCTTCGGACGCTACATCGCGCTGACGTTCTGGCCGGCTTCGCTCAGCATCGACTATTCGTTCAACGGGCTCGGAATCGGCCCGGGGTTCGTGGCGAGTCCGGACACGCTGGTCGCCGTTGCTTTTCTTGCCGCGGCTGCGGCAGCGGCACTGCGCGGCCCCTGGCGCCGCGACATCGTTGCGACCGGGCTTTTGATGGCCGCCGCCGCGTACGCCATCGTGTCGAACACGCTGTTCGCGATCGGAACGATACTCGGAGAGCGACTGTTCTATCTGCCGAGCGCCGGCCTTCTGATTGCGTTCGCCGCAATCGTCGAACCGTGGGTCACTCCGAAGCATCCGCGTGCGCGTGCGATACTGGCCATCGGTGTGCTGCTCATCGTGGCGGCGATCGGTGTCGATCGTCACCGCTCGCGCGAATGGCAGACGCCCGTCACGGTGTTCGAGGCCGCCGTTCGCACCGTTCCCGAAAGTGCCCGTGCCCAGATGGAGCTTGCCACTGCTTACGGCGCGGCGGGCCGCATCGACGATGCGAAGCTGCACTTTGCGAAGTCGCTCGCGATCAAGCCGGACTACGCGGCCGCGGCATACAACCTTGGGAACATGCTTGCTCATGCCGGACGGCTCGCCGACGCCGCCGCAGCATACCGGCAGGCGGTCACCGCCAATCCGCGGCTGTCGCGCGCATGGCGCAATCTCTCCCTGACGGAGAGAATGCTCGGCCACACCAGCGCATGGCTCGATGCGATCCGCGAGGCCGTGAGGCAGTTGCCGAATACCCCAACGCTCGAGAACGAGCTGGGCGAAGCGCTTCTTGCCGCCGGCCAGTATACGGAGGCGATCCCGGTCTATGACGCGATCGTCGCAAGCGGCAAAGCGACCGGCGCGACGTACTTCAATCGGGGAGTGGCTCGCCATCACCTCGGAGGATGCGAGGCCGCACTGGACGACTACCGTCGCGCGACCACTGCGCCGGATCCGCCACGCGAGGCGTTCCAGGCTGCAAACGGGTGCCTTCGGCAGCTCGGTCGCGAGTAG